In a single window of the Debaryomyces hansenii CBS767 chromosome A complete sequence genome:
- a CDS encoding DEHA2A13464p (similar to uniprot|P37263 Saccharomyces cerevisiae YCR087C-A) — protein MVSFSCEVCNDTVLKKKLDQHTQRCGGAYFSCIDCSVTFNGTEYRQHTSCISEAEKYEKGLYKGKKKQQIQSKPQEVVKAETKPEPKKEKKESKKESKKDSKKEKKESTDLSSYLNSNKQESLYKIIKKISFDKKKDKKDILKNLQLTKLEDGSINVSF, from the coding sequence ATGGTTTCATTTAGTTGTGAGGTGTGTAACGATACCGtgttaaagaagaaattggatCAACATACACAGAGATGTGGGGGTGCGTACTTCAGCTGTATCGATTGTTCGGTAACTTTCAACGGTACCGAATACCGTCAGCACACCAGTTGCATCAGTGAAGCCGAGAAATACGAAAAAGGGTTGTATAAGGGCAAGAAGAAGCAGCAGATCCAAAGCAAGCCTCAGGAAGTAGTTAAGGCTGAAACTAAACCTGAACctaagaaggaaaagaaggaatCCAAGAAGGAATCTAAGAAAGACTCtaagaaagagaagaaggaaTCTACCGATTTATCCTCATATTTAAATTCGAACAAACAAGAAAGCTTGTACAAGATCATCAAGAAGATTTCATTCgacaagaagaaggatAAGAAGGAcatcttgaaaaatttacaGTTGACTAAACTTGAAGATGGCTCAATTAATGTTAGCTTTTAA
- a CDS encoding DEHA2A13574p (highly similar to uniprot|P40339 Saccharomyces cerevisiae YOL094C RFC4 Subunit of heteropentameric Replication factor C) — MTKNFALSLELPWVEKYRPHKLDDIVGNEETVERLKLLVEDGNMPHMIISGLPGIGKTTSIHCLAYELLGPELYQQATLELNASDDRGIDVVRNKIKQFAQTKISLPAGRHKIIILDEADSMTPGAQQALRRTMEIYSNTTRFAFACNQSSKIIEPLQSRCAILRYTKLSDEQVLERLLEVTKLEDVKYNSEGLQALIFTAEGDMRQAINNLQSTVAGFGFVNDINVFKIVDQPHPLVIKKILASCCSNKGGNIDEALELLDNLWEKGYSAIDIVTSSFRVAKTLPGISESKRLDMIKEIGFVHMRVLEGVSSYLQLCGLFAKLCDL; from the coding sequence atGACTAAGAATTTTGCTCTATCTCTTGAATTACCATGGGTAGAGAAATATCGTCCCCATAAATTGGATGATATAGTAGGGAATGAAGAAACCGTGGAAAGATTGAAGCTTTTAGTTGAAGATGGAAATATGCCACACATGATTATTTCTGGATTGCCAGGTATAGGTAAAACTACGTCTATACATTGTCTTGCATACGAATTATTGGGACCTGAATTGTATCAGCAGGCTACGCTAGAATTGAATGCATCGGATGATAGAGGTATTGATGTTGTTCGtaataaaatcaaacagTTTGCACAGACCAAGATTCTGTTACCAGCAGGTAGacataaaataatcattttgGATGAAGCTGATTCCATGACACCAGGTGCCCAACAGGCGTTAAGAAGAACGATGGAAATTTATTCGAATACCACTAGATTTGCATTTGCTTGTAATCAATCActgaaaattattgaaccATTACAATCTCGTTGTGCCATATTGCGTTATACTAAGTTATCAGATGAGCAAGTATTAGAACGTTTGTTGGAAGTAACAAAGTTGGAGGATGTAAAGTATAATTCTGAGGGATTACAAGCGTTAATATTCACTGCAGAAGGTGACATGAGACAAGCCATAAACAATTTGCAAAGTACAGTTGCAGGCTTTGGGTTTgtaaatgatattaatgtatttaaaattgTCGACCAGCCTCATCCATTAgttatcaagaaaatctTAGCCAGCTGCTGTTCGAATAAGGGGGGAAATATTGACGAAGCtcttgaattattggataatTTATGGGAAAAGGGTTATTCTGCTATAGATATTGTTACTCTGTCGTTCAGGGTAGCCAAAACATTACCAGGAATAAGCGAACTGAAGCGTTTAGATATGATAAAGGAAATAGGATTCGTTCACATGAGAGTTTTAGAAGGTGTGTCTTCGTACTTACAACTTTGTGGGTTATTCGCCAAGCTCTGTGATTTATAA
- a CDS encoding DEHA2A13552p (weakly similar to uniprot|P39904 Saccharomyces cerevisiae YDR484W VPS52 May interact with actin as a component or controller of the assembly or stability of the actin cytoskeleton) produces the protein MSSLETLKQILEKDKDDEILLANDENLQSLDNLQNYIVHRKKESNNLCQLLESVRIESSNEEANITSSISSLPESDLYKLIARFQDYQTNIKTHREKLIPIETIITDFNTELEQLSSSLASLQQQSSKLSSDLDLQRASSEKLNPIILDLMIPPGIVHSIVKEPINVEWLENIRFINEKILLISSVKSNKADKRLTDLYKDSLAFSQLESGVKLLVAKSVERIRDFIIHNIKMLRSSQKTSSQSIQQNLLKVKELFAFIKLHHSELADQLQLAYIYTMKWYYQTRFAKYLYAIEKLHVRHVDSNLVLGSGHNANDDKSLFGGGLKNWLYSGGNNSLAPPQTNSSHQSSQSQAQSSQQSQLSKLSISDYLSSIDKRLQILEARSDAPEPHLAIPSQIAETTPFNYWLEFIYNQWSIALIDNIVVEYLFMVEFFYQGDEKFCNVDTLKRKPKENDNSSSGNSQKNDWSHVMFGNVYKMGYDFVSWLISHQPSPYLTGRNNASITTTSNPQRMNTGSKTLLQGTCDGYAVLLMIRLVQKAQSLLHNEFHIPVLDDHLNSVLLLLWPHFTKIVDLNCESMKKLIMYSGSSKSKEVHLAPVSVTQQFSQFLSGLLKLAVVTSTDKKDDNDNIFRGEPLFTSITRLRNDFENVLTKLSSHLFGSGRSKSIEKEIFLYNNYFLVVNILRNENLGDDVPNAFIDEQIKHFEMLCDAYKKS, from the coding sequence ATGAGTAGTTTGGAAACTCTCAAGCAGATCTTAGAAaaagataaagatgatgagATTTTATTAgctaatgatgaaaatttacAAAGTCTTGACAATCTTCAAAACTATATCGTACATAGGAAGAAAGAATCGAATAACTTATGTCAATTATTAGAACTGGTCAGAATTGAGTCATCCAATGAGGAAGCAAATATCACATCACTGATTAGTTCACTTCCTGAGTCTGATTTGTACAAACTTATAGCACGATTTCAAGATTATCAAACGAATATCAAGACTCATAGGGAAAAGTTAATTCCAATAGAAACTATTATAACTGACTTCAATACCGAATTAGAACAATTATCATCGAGTTTAGCATCATTACAACAACAATCCAGCAAGTTATCTTCTGATTTGGATTTGCAGCGTGCATCATCGGAAAAGTTAAACCCAATTATATTGGATCTCATGATTCCTCCTGGTATAGTACATTCTATAGTAAAGGAGCCGATTAACGTAGAATGGCTTGAAAACATAAGgttcattaatgaaaaaatccTTTTAATATCCAGTGTTAAGTCTAACAAAGCGGACAAAAGATTAACTGACTTATACAAGGATTCTCTTGCATTTTCACAACTTGAATCAGGTGTTAAACTTCTAGTAGCCAAATCCGTTGAAAGGATACGagatttcattattcataaCATCAAAATGCTCCGGTCCTCCCAAAAGACATCATCGCAGAGTATTCAACAAAACCTTCTTAaagttaaagaattatttgcGTTTATAAAATTGCATCATTCTGAGTTGGCAGATCAATTACAATtagcatatatatatactatgAAATGGTATTATCAAACTCgttttgcaaaatatttatacgCTATAGAAAAGCTTCATGTTCGTCATGTCGATCTGAACTTAGTACTAGGAAGTGGGCATAACGCTAACGATGACAAAAGTTTATTTGGCGGTGGATTAAAGAATTGGTTATATAGTGGtggaaataattctttggCTCCTCCACAAACTAATTCATCACATCAACTGCTGCAATCACAAGCGCAGCTGCTGCAGCAGTCACAGCTAAGTAAGCTCTCAATATCTGATTACTTGCTGTCAATTGATAAGAGGTTGCAAATACTTGAAGCTAGGAGTGATGCACCAGAGCCACACTTAGCTATTCCATCACAAATTGCAGAGACCACACCGTTTAATTACTGGttagaatttatttataatcaATGGTCTATCGCacttattgataatattgtGGTAGAGTATTTGTTTATGGTTGAATTCTTTTATCAGGGTGATGAAAAGTTTTGTAATGTGGACACTTTAAAACGAAAGcctaaagaaaatgataatagtTCTTCTGGAAACTCGCAAAAGAATGATTGGTCCCATGTTATGTTTGGAaatgtatataaaatgGGTTACGATTTTGTCAGCTGGTTGATCAGTCATCAGCCATCTCCATATTTAACTGGAAGAAATAATGCGTCCATTACAACAACGTCTAACCCTCAGAGAATGAATACTGGTTCAAAGACTTTGCTACAAGGAACATGTGATGGATACGCAgtattattgatgataCGATTAGTACAAAAGGCTCAATCTCTACTCCACAATGAATTTCATATTCCAGTGCTTGATGATCATTTGAATTCtgtattactattattatggCCGCATTTTACAAAAATAGTTGACCTTAATTGTGAGTCCATGAAAAAGTTAATAATGTATTCTGGATCGTCGAAATCTAAAGAAGTTCATTTAGCACCAGTAAGCGTTACACAACAGTTTTCTCAATTTTTACTGGGTTTGTTGAAATTAGCAGTAGTAACATCCACTGATAAGaaagatgataatgataatatctTCAGAGGGGAACCTTTGTTCACTTCTATAACTAGATTGAGAAATGATTTCGAGAACGTACTTACCAAATTAAGTAGCCATCTATTTGGCTCGGGAAGAAGTAAGTCCattgaaaaggaaatttttttatataataattacttCTTGGTGGTGAATATCTTGAGAAATGAAAATCTAGGAGATGATGTTCCCAATGCTTTTATTGACGAACAAATTAAACATTTTGAGATGCTATGTGACGCTTACAAGAAAAGCTAA
- a CDS encoding DEHA2A13508p (weakly similar to uniprot|Q05543 Saccharomyces cerevisiae YDR289C RTT103 Regulator of Ty1 Transposition), translated as MSFSPDILNKKLSSLQETQDSIVTISQWVLFHHRHSKETAELWAAFILNLPASGSSKKLSLLYLCNDVVQQARHKRKMDFITEFSKVLPRVFNNVYKTLDPAIKPKVDRLVNVWSERSVFPSNDIKEMKKAIELSKANKSMENDDNSGTSSSSAFEGSKVGIASDLKLLNNVFLHMNQLIDISQGNLNQVGIQSKTYLPTDPSVSDNLPSPRIYISKLNVLEKLCLMSNNNIEEIKKDRLEILKQLDNLRSIVSDGLQTDDSKVNIINKRLEKLRSTRSELHSIVDSDEPVSQAQDTTEEPSPEFDHGDDDDDDDDMIPTYENEDSDVDDDRPPAKKPKHSPESSGNSTPSSAKKSVAFSEDIEVKEYDREDQTENIKIIKSDEDENGDALDNIYYDDDNDDDDDDKSSVSIDFERHHKDDLELKHEHDHNSTDDDGYDPSSQGEDTSESNSSSMNNSVLNLLAKLA; from the coding sequence ATGTCATTCTCCCCCGATATACTTAATAAAAAGTTAAGCTCGTTGCAGGAAACGCAAGATTCAATTGTAACGATTTCACAATGGGTATTATTCCATCACAGACACAGTAAAGAAACAGCAGAGTTATGGGCTGCATTTATCCTTAATTTACCAGCTAGCGGTTCATCGAAGAAATTATCTTTATTGTATCTCTGTAATGATGTTGTTCAACAGGCTAGACATAAACGGAAGATGGATTTCATTACGgaattttcaaaagttTTGCCTAGggtattcaataatgtttACAAGACATTGGATCCAGCAATTAAGCCAAAAGTAGATAGATTAGTGAACGTCTGGTCTGAAAGACTGGTATTTCCTTCAAATGAtatcaaagaaatgaagaaagccattgaattatcaaaagcCAATAAGTCGATGGAAAATGATGACAATTCCGGCACCTCTAGTTCTTCAGCATTTGAAGGATCAAAAGTTGGCATTGCATCTGACCTtaaattgttgaataatgtatttttaCATATGAATCAACTAATTGATATAAGTCAAGGGAATTTGAATCAAGTTGGAATTCAATCAAAGACGTATTTACCTACAGACCCGTCAGTATCCGATAACTTGCCTTCTCctagaatatatatttcaaaattaaacgTTTTAGAAAAACTATGCTTGATgtccaataataatattgaagagaTTAAGAAAGATAGGttggaaatattaaaacaaTTGGATAATTTGAGAAGTATTGTATCTGATGGCTTACAGACAGATGATAGTAAAgtgaatataataaataaaagaTTGGAAAAGCTTAGGTCTACTAGAAGCGAGCTACACAGTATAGTGGATTCAGATGAACCAGTATCGCAAGCTCAGGATACTACTGAGGAACCATCACCCGAGTTTGACCATGGTgacgacgatgatgatgatgatgatatgaTTCCAACttatgaaaatgaagacaGTGATGTAGATGATGATCGTCCGCCAGCGAAAAAACCCAAACACTCCCCTGAATCTTCAGGTAATTCGACTCCTTCTTCCGCAAAAAAATCGGTTGCATTTTCGGAAGATATAGAAGTCAAAGAATACGACAGAGAAGATCAGactgaaaatattaaaattatcaaaagtgatgaagacgaaaaTGGTGATGCGTTGGATAACATAtattatgatgatgataatgatgatgatgatgatgacaaAAGTTCAGTATCTATTGACTTCGAAAGACATCATAAAGACGATTTGGAACTAAAGCATGAACATGATCATAACAGTACTGATGACGATGGCTACGATCCTTCTTCGCAAGGTGAAGATACTTCAGAATCTAATAGTTCATCAATGAATAATAGTGTATTAAATCTATTAGCTAAGTTAGCATAA
- a CDS encoding DEHA2A13486p (similar to CA6047|IPF4933 Candida albicans IPF4933), with protein MGRTRKTSGGADKKNENNGTLSESLTSTPVPSANTILSTNKSTNITEQDILSAQNNNDLMKIIHTLTNTKQDEIFTNYKKKSEVQLQQKNQLINDMQQELNNKQKIIDKLLEEKPDNGSLQTPMKKARSEPPNMYVSPIRRKKTAKQEQEVINQDQLSKELETIGITLDMLELLTGLRIINYEEDDAKFHFDLKQTSTNGSGTELTIDYRLIISKEFTSTAEINYVPTFLNELEDNDSESDDIDVDDETMDSKRNAKMLLDLLPDYFCDNLTFPYNTLSQFYTKMNRALNKGAKS; from the coding sequence ATGGGTAGAACACGTAAGACATCCGGTGGAGCAGAtaagaagaatgaaaacAACGGTACATTGAGCGAAAGTTTGACATCAACGCCGGTGCCAAGTGCTAACACCATATTATCCACTAATAAATCAACCAATATAACCGAACAGGACATATTGTCAGCAcagaataataatgatttaatgaaaataatccATACCTTAACCAACACAAAGcaagatgaaatattcaCGAActacaagaagaaatcagaGGTTCAGTTACAACAAAAGAATCAGTTAATCAATGACATGcaacaagaattgaataataagcAGAAGATAATTGACAAGTTGCTAGAAGAAAAACCAGATAACGGTCTGTTACAAACTCCTATGAAGAAGGCTAGAAGCGAGCCACCAAACATGTATGTGTCGCCTATCAGAAGGAAGAAAACAGCTAAGCAGGAACAAGAAGTGATAAACCAAGATCAATTATCGAAGGAATTAGAGACAATAGGCATAACGTTAGACATGTTGGAGTTATTGACTGGATTAAGAATAATTAACTACGAGGAAGATGATGCAAAGTTTCATTTCGATCTCAAGCAAACGTCAACGAATGGGAGTGGAACTGAGTTGACCATTGATTACAGATTAATTATTTCCAAAGAATTTACATCGACCGCAGAAATCAATTACGTACCTACATTTTTGAACGAATTGGAGGATAATGATAGCGAGTCCGATGACATAGATGTGGATGACGAAACCATGGACTCCAAACGCAATGCAAAAATGCTATTGGACTTATTGCCAGATTACTTCTGTGACAACCTAACATTTCCCTACAATACACTTTCCCAGTTCTACACCAAAATGAACCGTGCCTTGAACAAGGGAGCCAAAAGTTAA
- a CDS encoding DEHA2A13596p (similar to CA6042|IPF4924 Candida albicans IPF4924): MSDSRKNKPKASNAISGSLKDTEKRRRQVFKPILDNPYTQTKLWPFISPELSNTILEHLSQILSNLGYYNGLLAEAKNNSSSKIKTTDIPEIRKEITIGFNSTIKALETQASRHRSRLVNRSKSHKKQCTSDSAPYIKYVFVAKYDITPSLLTNPFPVLAYTSSTSASDKVKLIQLPRGSMSRLSSILKIENTSILGLSDNIEQAQALYNIIESEVKDVEVPWLSYLLSENDQKVDQQVQGVFRKPAVKFLNTSAPIMARKNDQKATNKKRKVAAEAKDHVDENKTKTK; the protein is encoded by the coding sequence ATGTCAGACAGTAGGAAAAATAAGCCAAAGGCATCTAATGCTATATCAGGATCTCTAAAAGATACAGAGAAAAGACGCAGACAAGTTTTTAAACCAATACTTGATAACCCATATACGCAGACGAAGTTATGGCCTTTTATTTCACCAGAGCTTTCAAATACCATACTAGAACACCTCAGTCAGATTCTATCCAATTTAGGATATTATAACGGATTGCTTGCTGAAGCAAAAAATAACAGCAgttccaaaatcaaaaccaCCGATATTCCAGAAATTCGTAAGGAAATAACAATTGGATTTAACTCTACTATTAAAGCATTAGAAACTCAGGCATCAAGACACAGATCGAGATTGGTCAACAGGTCTAAATCACATAAGAAGCAATGTACATCTGATTCCGCCCCGTATATTAAGTATGTATTTGTGGCTAAGTACGACATCACACCATCTTTATTGACAAATCCATTCCCGGTACTTGCATATACATCTTCTACATCGGCAAGTGATAAGGTAAAGTTGATACAGCTACCTCGAGGAAGCATGTCTAGACTTTCCTCcatattgaaaattgaGAATACAAGCATTTTAGGACTTTCAgataatattgaacaagCTCAAGcactatataatataatagaaTCCGAGGTCAAAGATGTCGAAGTTCCATGGTTAAGCTATCTTTTGTCTGAGAATGACCAGAAAGTCGACCAGCAAGTACAGGGTGTTTTCAGGAAGCCGGCCGTAAAGTTCTTAAATACTTCTGCGCCAATAATGGCCAGGAAGAATGATCAAAAGGCTACAAATAAGAAAAGGAAAGTTGCTGCCGAAGCAAAAGACCATGTTGATGAGAACAAGACAAAGACAAAGTAA
- a CDS encoding DEHA2A13530p (weakly similar to uniprot|Q12039 Saccharomyces cerevisiae YOL095C HMI1 Mitochondrial inner membrane localized ATP-dependent DNA helicase), whose protein sequence is MNCFSFGEKEEDITSISNEEDELIARINEDAENINRGKSLSDVPLENSSIFATESQAKVIEFPPEMNKILVVKAGPGSGKTSTIVKRIAYLISIGKLKPEEILVLSMANRSVNSLKKYLINTLGEDITSGISINTFHSFCGGLVDQYGDQYSSSFRKKTLMDDLSWRSFSNIFSGKSISLSGRTVEGNLTPSSLEKLLIAVKSGNLTIPQAAYKYKVSKEYIEALIMYLENNGMIRYHDLLVNALELMDLSLQPQAVGNMNLIPQLKNYKAIIVDEFQDIHPQLLSIVKAVIEYPTSGFCKGDMKHLTIAGDPNQSIYEFLGSKPELIHKIQDEIPGGEVTQLSINESFRITPEILNAVTEICLKPAGLFDPAQELRSIRGHGHKPIISMHISNKDEYAFIASEVTRLICESGGLLNPSDFAILTRSNKEIEEISKFLTETYNIKCNRFSSSASWIKSKVHILLDILNVISKGPSSDFGLLCVISILDRKFGSSSRVSKLFNVSNKWKVNGGLETRENALEEYIIHELEFLDIQVEENQVTVKKKKKSLHDITDIYKIPKYNNEILRLKTFMDSIRSVRRDLIQNTQESQNPTNILSSLLRVLSDSELLEYLNSPELSKSRSTKQPDSIDIEKDYKSLLKTYLQSFNKSLKYSYECYMEQNSLTKSEKSFVEYFLRSYNDEIPTMDREMVNLSTVHTAKGLEFPVVFIAGAPQNAKSSSFWDSLLLDRLEPHAQSKARLFYVACTRARNLLYIGTNKRFDTLSPSAFNSLTPELPDMNSVINAKYTLLESLAQDLHRKVPDRSKINEGKQLFNEFTSLGLLRKKSTNLSQIRQFHTFVNIKPRLYKSFINFGGFLMRR, encoded by the coding sequence ATGAATTGCTTCTCCTTTGGcgaaaaggaagaagatattaCTTCAATTTcgaatgaagaagatgaattgatTGCAAGGATTAACGAAGATGcagaaaatataaatagagGCAAATCATTGTCAGATGTACCACTTGAAAACCTGTCCATTTTTGCTACAGAATCTCAAGCTAAGGTTATAGAGTTTCCTCCAGAAATGAACAAGATACTAGTTGTCAAGGCTGGTCCGGGAAGTGGAAAAACTAGTACCATTGTGAAAAGAATTGCATATTTGATAAGTATTGGTAAGTTGAAGCCAGAGGAAATTTTGGTGCTATCTATGGCTAACAGATCGGTAAATTCGTTAAAAAAATATCTAATTAATACATTGGGGGAAGATATAACTAGCGGTATCAGTATCAATACCTTTCATTCATTTTGTGGGGGTTTAGTCGACCAGTATGGGGATCAATATTCTTCGTCGTTTAGAAAAAAGACATTAATGGATGATTTAAGCTGGCGTAGTttttctaatatatttctggGAAAATCTATTAGTTTAAGCGGTAGAACAGTGGAAGGTAACTTGACTCCGCTGTCGTTAGAAAAATTACTTATCGCAGTGAAAAGTGGAAATTTAACCATACCACAGGCAGCTTACAAGTACAAGGTTAGTAAGGAATACATTGAGGCATTAATTATGTACTTGGAAAACAACGGTATGATAAGATACCACGATTTGCTTGTAAATGCTTTGGAGCTAATGGATTTATCATTACAGCCACAAGCTGTTGGAAATATGAACTTAATTCCCCAACTTAAAAATTACAAAGCTATAATAGTCGATGAATTCCAAGATATTCATCCACAATTACTACTGATAGTGAAAGCGGTCATTGAGTATCCTACTTCTGGCTTCTGTAAGGGAGATATGAAACATTTAACGATCGCTGGCGATCCTAATCAGAGTATTTACGAGTTTCTAGGCTCAAAGCCAGAATTAATTCACAAAATTCAAGATGAAATTCCAGGTGGTGAAGTTACCCAGCTATCTATAAACGAGTCATTCCGTATTACTCCTGAAATCTTGAATGCAGTAACCGAAATTTGTTTAAAACCCGCTGGTCTATTTGATCCTGCTCAAGAACTTAGGTCAATTCGTGGTCATGGCCACAAACCTATAATTAGTATGCACATCTCAAATAAGGACGAATATGCATTTATAGCGAGTGAGGTTACCAGACTAATTTGTGAACTGGGCGGGTTATTAAACCCTTCTGATTTTGCAATCCTTACAAGGTCCAATAAGGagatagaagaaatatcaaagTTTTTAACTGAAACTTATAATATTAAGTGTAATAGATTTTCACTGTCAGCTTCGTGGATTAAATCTAAAGTACATATTTTACtagatattttgaatgtCATAAGCAAGGGCCCTAGCTCAgattttggtttattaTGTGTCATATCGATTTTAGACCGAAAATTTGGAAGCTCTTCCCGAGTATCAAAGTTATTCAACGTAAGCAATAAATGGAAAGTAAATGGGGGATTAGAGACGAGAGAAAATGCATTAGAAGAGTATATAATACATGAATTGGAATTTCTCGATATACAGgttgaagaaaatcaagTTACCGttaaaaagaagaagaaatcgtTACATGATATCACGgatatttacaaaatcccaaaatataataacGAGATATTACGTTTAAAGACATTTATGGATTCTATTCGATCCGTAAGAAGGGatctaattcaaaatactCAAGAATCCCAGAATCCAACCAACATTTTAAGTTCATTACTACGAGTACTTAGTGACCtggaattattagaatatcTAAATCTGCCAGAATTATCGAAATCACGTAGTACTAAACAACCAGACAGTATTGATATCGAGAAAGACTATAAAAGTTTATTGAAGACCTATTTACAATCCTTTAATAAGtctttaaaatattcatatgAATGCTATATGGAACAGAATTCACTTACCAAATCAGAAAAGCTGTTTGTAGAGTACTTTTTACGCAGTTATAATGACGAGATTCCAACTATGGATAGAGAGATGGTCAACCTTTCTACTGTACATACTGCAAAAGGATTAGAATTTCCAGTAGTTTTTATCGCTGGAGCACCACAGAACGCAAAATCGCTGTCATTTTGGGATTCACTTCTACTCGATCGATTAGAACCTCATGCACAAAGTAAGGCAAGGTTATTCTACGTTGCTTGTACAAGGGCAAGGAATTTGTTGTATATTGGAACAAATAAGCGCTTTGATACACTTCTGCCAAGTGCTTTTAATAGCTTAACACCTGAGTTACCTGATATGAACTCAGTAATCAATGCTAAATATACCTTGTTGGAAAGTTTAGCACAAGATTTACATAGAAAAGTGCCAGATagatcaaaaataaatgaaggaaaacaattatttaatgagTTTACTTCACTTGGATTACTTCGAAAGAAGTCTACAAATCTTAGTCAAATTAGACAATTTCATACATTTGTGAACATAAAACCGAGACTCtataaatcatttataaaCTTTGGTGGGTTCTTAATGAGGAGATAG
- a CDS encoding DEHA2A13442p (similar to uniprot|P47081 Saccharomyces cerevisiae YJL003W COX16 Mitochondrial inner membrane protein required for assembly of cytochrome c oxidase) — translation MVHLGSKPFRGKREQEAYDRTYAGRYQKLLRKNHFLYFGLPFILSIVAGSLYLQKFTAVKWEKYDERYRQVGEEEMLSMIENKRPVDKKNDYYRLQGLLHDHENEVSSNEDYEIVRVKRKKEDEPVW, via the coding sequence ATGGTACATCTAGGAAGCAAGCCATTTCGAGGCAAGAGGGAACAAGAGGCATACGACCGAACGTATGCTGGGAGATACCAGAAGTTGTTGCGTAAGAACCACTTTTTATACTTTGGGTTGCCGTTCATTCTTTCGATCGTAGCGGGCTCATTGTACTTGCAGAAGTTCACGGCAGTGAAGTGGGAAAAGTACGACGAGAGATACAGACAGGTGGGTGAAGAGGAGATGTTGTCGATGATCGAGAACAAGAGGCCAGTGGACAAGAAAAATGATTACTATAGGTTACAGGGACTCCTTCATGACCACGAGAACGAGGTAAGCTCGAACGAGGATTACGAAATCGTGAGGGTGAAGAGAAAGAAGGAGGATGAGCCAGTGTGGTGA